A genomic segment from Salinigranum rubrum encodes:
- a CDS encoding DUF63 family protein — MSTVNERVETVLPDTGTREWWALYLLAPVVLVGLGILAFPTLVYDRFIWQYLWGPVVADAASQPVTHEGIRAVSGYNAVNTVTYLAAVGYSLPGLRAYLDQLDVTFDARLAYGFAPIIVAGGAMRALEDIGILGDYAVLFITPSIYLVVTAVTVLALGVGARARDRGLVSIPQVVGAVGTVWAIGAVGWAFLYGATSPAPLRLWVPVATTGIALGVTGLYYWGAGVIDVASLRHPLFLLAVFGQTWDGAQNLIGVTFLGYSPKLVVTQFVYRATGFSGSTFVLKLLVTGGIVWYLADAKPEMNRTWWWLMTFFIGAIGLPMGVRGSLRMMLGV; from the coding sequence GTGAGTACCGTCAACGAACGTGTCGAAACCGTCCTCCCCGACACCGGCACCCGCGAATGGTGGGCACTGTATCTCCTCGCTCCAGTCGTTCTCGTCGGGCTCGGAATCCTCGCGTTTCCGACGCTCGTGTACGATCGCTTCATCTGGCAGTACCTGTGGGGCCCGGTTGTCGCCGACGCCGCAAGTCAGCCCGTGACACACGAGGGGATTCGTGCCGTCAGCGGGTACAACGCGGTGAACACGGTGACGTACCTCGCCGCAGTCGGGTACAGTCTTCCCGGACTGCGTGCGTATCTTGACCAGCTTGACGTCACGTTCGACGCCCGACTGGCGTACGGCTTCGCGCCGATCATCGTCGCCGGTGGCGCGATGCGCGCCCTCGAGGACATCGGCATCCTCGGGGACTACGCCGTGCTGTTCATCACGCCCTCTATCTACCTCGTCGTCACTGCCGTCACCGTTCTCGCGCTCGGCGTCGGGGCGCGTGCCCGTGATCGGGGACTCGTTTCGATCCCGCAGGTAGTTGGGGCGGTCGGGACGGTCTGGGCCATCGGAGCGGTCGGCTGGGCGTTCTTGTACGGCGCGACGAGTCCCGCCCCGCTTCGACTGTGGGTACCGGTCGCGACGACGGGCATCGCCCTCGGCGTCACCGGCCTGTACTACTGGGGAGCGGGCGTCATCGATGTCGCGAGCCTCCGGCATCCACTGTTCCTGCTCGCCGTCTTCGGTCAGACGTGGGACGGGGCACAGAACCTCATCGGCGTTACGTTCCTCGGCTACTCGCCGAAACTGGTCGTGACGCAGTTCGTGTATCGGGCGACCGGCTTTTCGGGGTCGACGTTCGTGCTCAAACTGCTCGTGACCGGCGGTATTGTGTGGTACCTCGCAGATGCGAAACCGGAGATGAATCGGACGTGGTGGTGGCTCATGACGTTCTTCATCGGGGCTATCGGGCTTCCGATGGGCGTCAGAGGGTCGCTCCGGATGATGCTCGGGGTTTAA
- a CDS encoding MaoC/PaaZ C-terminal domain-containing protein: MEIPTETAEATTEYEGDSFYFCSNDCRALFASAPEKYVETPHPHLIEAGGAIIPRLPYGRAKGEFDIEITDPTALQEGDSVTFSKEITDDDVRKFAEATSDTNALHLNDAFAEKTRFGHRIVHGTLVSGLISAALACFPGLTIYISQNIEFRRPVDIGDSLTAQCKIVDELEGDRYRLTTRIENYAGEIVLDGTATVLIDPLPE; encoded by the coding sequence ATGGAAATCCCAACAGAGACCGCCGAAGCGACTACCGAGTACGAAGGCGATTCATTCTATTTCTGCTCGAACGACTGCCGAGCGTTGTTCGCTAGCGCGCCCGAGAAGTACGTCGAGACACCCCACCCACACCTTATCGAGGCAGGCGGGGCTATCATCCCCCGTCTGCCATACGGCCGTGCGAAAGGCGAATTCGACATCGAGATCACAGATCCCACAGCCCTCCAGGAGGGCGACAGCGTCACCTTCTCGAAGGAGATTACGGATGACGACGTTCGGAAGTTTGCCGAGGCGACCAGCGACACGAACGCACTCCATCTCAACGACGCGTTCGCGGAGAAGACCCGGTTCGGCCATCGGATCGTCCACGGAACGCTCGTCTCGGGACTGATTAGCGCGGCACTGGCGTGCTTCCCTGGATTGACTATCTACATCTCGCAAAATATTGAGTTCCGTCGCCCGGTCGATATCGGCGATTCACTGACGGCCCAGTGCAAGATCGTCGACGAGCTCGAAGGCGATCGCTATCGACTCACGACGCGCATCGAAAACTACGCTGGCGAGATCGTCCTCGACGGAACAGCGACGGTCTTGATCGACCCTCTCCCGGAGTGA
- a CDS encoding zinc finger domain-containing protein, translating into MTVSCNRKKCDRTWPRDPVLEIRCPTCGADIGTKCKRPSGHGGNFVHPHAARDRLAVADGHYGDCPLGICAESLAQMPSRGATRGSKSSNTTLEAGCETESENEREDKTADSTSQLTFEEL; encoded by the coding sequence ATGACCGTCTCCTGCAATCGGAAGAAGTGCGACCGAACCTGGCCTCGCGATCCCGTCCTCGAAATCCGGTGTCCCACGTGTGGAGCCGACATCGGGACGAAGTGCAAGCGCCCCTCCGGACACGGCGGGAACTTCGTCCACCCACACGCCGCTCGCGACCGGCTCGCCGTCGCTGACGGACACTACGGCGACTGCCCGCTGGGAATCTGCGCCGAGTCGCTTGCGCAAATGCCCAGCAGAGGAGCTACCCGGGGCTCAAAGAGCAGCAACACCACGCTCGAAGCCGGGTGTGAGACTGAGAGTGAGAACGAACGTGAAGACAAGACCGCAGACTCGACCAGCCAGCTCACGTTCGAGGAACTGTGA
- a CDS encoding DUF7123 family protein, which produces MSTLSRQTVRAYLVGTADTEPTYLRARDIADDLDASPKAVAQYLSQLQDDLTDVSLEQWSRSKSTTWRLEVSES; this is translated from the coding sequence ATGTCTACCCTCTCTCGCCAGACGGTACGCGCGTACCTCGTCGGGACAGCCGACACCGAACCGACGTACCTCCGCGCCCGAGACATCGCCGACGATCTCGATGCGTCGCCCAAAGCCGTGGCTCAGTATCTCAGCCAACTCCAAGACGACCTCACCGACGTGTCGCTCGAACAGTGGAGTCGCTCGAAGAGCACGACGTGGCGACTGGAGGTGAGCGAGTCGTGA
- a CDS encoding SHOCT domain-containing protein, with the protein MPVVNELLYWYTMSTERSSDGLLRIVLIVLAVIVLFPMLMMVFAAPMMGMMGWWWGGGTAGGLSPLWGIGMMLVWLVVLVGIGYLLYRGLVSGVGSSLTGDRALEELRVAYARGDLSDEEFEERRAKLSREESQ; encoded by the coding sequence ATGCCCGTAGTCAACGAACTTCTCTACTGGTACACCATGTCCACTGAGCGCTCCTCCGACGGCTTGCTCCGCATCGTCCTGATCGTTCTCGCGGTGATCGTCCTGTTTCCGATGCTGATGATGGTCTTCGCCGCCCCGATGATGGGGATGATGGGCTGGTGGTGGGGCGGCGGCACGGCTGGCGGCCTCTCGCCGCTATGGGGCATCGGGATGATGCTCGTCTGGCTCGTCGTCCTCGTCGGCATCGGCTACCTCCTCTATCGCGGCCTCGTCAGCGGTGTGGGGTCGTCGCTGACAGGCGATAGGGCACTCGAGGAGCTCCGGGTCGCGTACGCGCGCGGCGATCTCTCCGACGAGGAGTTCGAAGAACGGCGGGCGAAACTCAGCCGAGAAGAGTCACAATAG
- a CDS encoding N-6 DNA methylase has protein sequence MTTLLEREHRKLVTDPLDAISQQTGDSPYQVFSDWIDLALASFSGDEDAYQKPLTRYANDGRDEDTVRELATQHANALGGLVLAMEQTNEDVLGGVYEHYGLTSSHFAQYFTPGAVSRAMAAMNLPNGEDLRDATPEDPLVIGDVSGCGSGRLIVDTANHLREIAPEAPSVFLGYDKDPICAKMAVLNFVLNDLTGYVLLGDALTLEAHRVWFVSVAQLARGDHPVKALDADGRDRVLARFFGVPLHDGATKPSVDDDAVDDVDDEADAEHGERVTEPPTAHTSSIESDLDVALDGENTAQVGFDEFA, from the coding sequence ATGACGACGCTGCTCGAACGCGAACATCGGAAACTCGTCACCGACCCACTCGATGCCATCAGCCAGCAGACCGGCGATTCGCCGTATCAAGTGTTCTCGGATTGGATCGACCTCGCCCTCGCCAGTTTCAGCGGCGACGAAGACGCGTATCAAAAACCGCTCACCCGGTATGCGAACGACGGTCGCGATGAAGACACTGTCCGAGAGCTCGCAACTCAGCATGCAAACGCCCTCGGGGGACTCGTCCTCGCGATGGAACAGACCAACGAAGACGTTCTCGGCGGCGTGTACGAACACTACGGCCTGACGAGCAGTCACTTCGCCCAGTACTTCACGCCGGGGGCGGTGAGCCGCGCGATGGCAGCGATGAACCTCCCCAATGGTGAGGACCTCCGCGACGCCACCCCCGAAGACCCGCTCGTCATCGGAGACGTCTCCGGCTGTGGAAGTGGCCGACTCATCGTCGATACCGCGAACCACCTCCGCGAAATTGCTCCGGAGGCCCCCTCCGTCTTCCTGGGCTACGACAAAGACCCGATCTGCGCGAAAATGGCGGTTCTGAACTTCGTCCTCAACGACCTCACCGGGTACGTCTTGCTCGGTGATGCCCTGACACTCGAGGCTCACCGCGTCTGGTTCGTCAGCGTCGCCCAACTCGCCCGTGGCGACCACCCAGTGAAAGCCCTCGATGCCGACGGGCGTGACCGCGTGTTGGCCCGCTTCTTCGGTGTGCCACTCCACGACGGCGCGACCAAACCGTCGGTAGACGACGACGCCGTGGACGACGTTGACGACGAGGCCGACGCTGAACACGGCGAGCGCGTCACCGAACCGCCCACGGCACACACGTCGAGTATTGAATCTGACCTCGATGTCGCCCTCGACGGTGAGAACACCGCGCAGGTCGGCTTCGACGAGTTCGCGTGA
- a CDS encoding heavy metal translocating P-type ATPase produces MSTRTAHLDITGMSCANCSQTVGEALESLDGVREANVNFATDEGSVEYDPDEVTLRAIYDAIENAGYGAVSETLTIAISDMTCANCADTNETALEAVPGVVDAEVNYATDEAQVTYNPADADREAMYDAIEDAGYSPVREEGDESDTDARDAARDAEIRKQLRLTLFGAVLSVPMLFFLADKFLLGGSFVPETVFGVEFGWVEFALATPVQLVLGWPFYKNSYKALVKNGRANMDVLIALGSTTAYVYSVAVLSGLIAGGLYFDTAALILVFITLGNYLEARSKGQAGEALRHLLEMEAETATVVDDDGNEEEIPLEDVEVGDRMKVRPGEQIPTDGVVVDGQSAVDESMVTGESVPVEKEEGDEVVGSTINENGVLVVEATKVGSDTALQQIVQTVKEAQSRQPDIQNLADRISAYFVPAVIANAVFWAVVWFAFPEVLAGFVNWLPAWGLVAGGPAVAGGTVTVFEFAIIVFASAVLIACPCALGLATPAATMVGTTIGAQNGVLFKGGDILERAKDVDTVVFDKTGTLTEGAMELTDVVVFDGDGQPVTDGGDTAADGGQLTAHDQLSKEDVLRLAATAESGSEHPLARAIVDGAEERGIDVTDPDDFENVPGHGIRATVGESEVLVGNRKLLRDNGIDPEPAAETMERLENEGKTAMLVAYEGELVGVVADADTVKESAKDAVSQLKARGVDVMMITGDNERTARAVAEQVGIDPDNVRAEVLPEDKSDAVEAIQDEGRKAMMVGDGVNDAPALAVSYVGTAIGSGTDVAIEAADVTLMRDDPLDVVKAIRISDATLQKIKQNLVWALGYNTAMIPLASLGLLQPVLAAGAMAFSSVSVLTNSLLFRRYTPDHDYKLFDRLR; encoded by the coding sequence ATGAGTACGCGAACTGCACACCTCGACATTACGGGGATGTCCTGTGCCAACTGCTCACAGACAGTTGGCGAGGCCCTCGAATCCCTCGACGGGGTGCGCGAAGCCAACGTCAACTTCGCCACCGACGAAGGGAGCGTCGAGTACGACCCTGACGAGGTAACGCTGAGAGCAATCTACGACGCCATCGAGAACGCGGGCTACGGTGCCGTCTCGGAGACGCTCACCATCGCCATCTCCGATATGACGTGTGCCAACTGCGCGGACACCAACGAGACCGCGCTCGAAGCCGTTCCCGGCGTCGTCGACGCCGAGGTGAACTACGCGACCGACGAGGCACAAGTCACGTACAACCCAGCCGACGCGGACCGCGAGGCGATGTACGACGCCATTGAAGACGCGGGCTACTCGCCCGTCCGCGAGGAGGGCGACGAGTCGGACACGGACGCCCGCGACGCCGCCCGCGACGCCGAGATTCGCAAGCAGCTCCGGCTCACGCTGTTCGGGGCGGTGCTGTCGGTCCCGATGCTGTTCTTCCTGGCCGATAAGTTCCTCCTCGGTGGGAGCTTCGTCCCCGAGACGGTGTTCGGCGTCGAGTTCGGCTGGGTCGAATTCGCGCTCGCGACGCCCGTCCAGCTCGTGCTCGGCTGGCCGTTCTACAAGAACTCCTACAAGGCACTCGTGAAGAACGGCCGCGCCAACATGGACGTCCTTATCGCGCTCGGTTCCACGACGGCGTACGTCTACTCCGTCGCGGTTCTCTCGGGGCTGATCGCCGGCGGCCTGTACTTCGACACCGCCGCGCTCATCCTCGTGTTCATCACGCTCGGGAACTACCTCGAAGCTCGTTCGAAGGGGCAGGCTGGCGAGGCACTTCGGCATCTCCTGGAGATGGAGGCCGAGACGGCCACCGTCGTCGACGATGACGGCAACGAGGAGGAGATTCCCCTCGAAGACGTCGAGGTGGGCGACCGGATGAAGGTCCGGCCCGGCGAGCAGATCCCCACGGACGGCGTGGTCGTCGACGGTCAGTCGGCGGTCGACGAGTCGATGGTCACCGGCGAGTCCGTCCCTGTCGAGAAAGAAGAGGGCGACGAGGTCGTCGGGTCGACCATCAACGAGAACGGCGTGCTCGTCGTGGAGGCGACGAAGGTCGGTTCGGATACGGCGCTCCAGCAGATCGTCCAGACGGTCAAGGAGGCCCAGTCGCGCCAGCCCGACATCCAGAACCTCGCGGACAGGATTTCGGCGTACTTCGTTCCGGCGGTCATCGCCAACGCCGTTTTCTGGGCTGTCGTGTGGTTCGCCTTCCCCGAGGTGCTCGCTGGGTTCGTCAACTGGCTCCCGGCGTGGGGGCTCGTCGCCGGCGGCCCGGCGGTCGCAGGCGGGACGGTCACGGTCTTCGAGTTCGCGATCATCGTCTTCGCGTCGGCGGTGCTCATCGCGTGTCCCTGTGCGCTCGGGCTGGCGACCCCGGCGGCGACGATGGTCGGTACCACCATCGGCGCACAGAACGGCGTCCTGTTCAAAGGCGGCGACATCCTCGAACGCGCCAAAGACGTTGACACCGTCGTCTTCGACAAGACCGGCACGCTCACCGAGGGCGCAATGGAGTTGACCGACGTCGTCGTCTTCGATGGCGATGGGCAACCAGTCACCGACGGCGGCGATACAGCCGCCGACGGCGGACAACTGACCGCTCACGATCAGCTCTCCAAAGAGGATGTCCTCCGGCTCGCAGCGACCGCCGAAAGCGGCAGCGAACACCCCCTCGCCCGCGCCATCGTCGACGGAGCGGAAGAGCGCGGTATCGATGTCACGGACCCGGACGACTTCGAGAACGTGCCGGGACACGGTATCCGTGCCACGGTGGGTGAGAGCGAGGTCCTCGTGGGCAACCGCAAACTGCTTCGGGACAACGGCATCGACCCCGAGCCAGCCGCCGAGACGATGGAGCGACTCGAAAACGAAGGGAAGACCGCGATGCTCGTCGCCTACGAAGGTGAACTCGTGGGCGTCGTCGCCGACGCCGACACGGTCAAAGAGAGCGCGAAAGATGCCGTGAGCCAGCTCAAAGCCCGCGGCGTCGACGTGATGATGATCACCGGCGACAACGAGCGGACCGCCCGCGCCGTCGCCGAGCAGGTCGGCATCGACCCCGACAACGTCCGCGCCGAAGTACTGCCCGAGGACAAATCCGATGCGGTCGAAGCCATCCAGGACGAGGGGCGGAAAGCGATGATGGTCGGTGACGGCGTCAACGACGCCCCCGCACTCGCGGTGTCCTACGTCGGCACGGCTATCGGTTCGGGGACGGACGTGGCCATCGAGGCCGCGGACGTGACGCTGATGCGCGACGACCCCCTCGACGTCGTGAAGGCCATCCGCATCTCCGACGCGACGCTCCAGAAGATCAAGCAGAACCTCGTGTGGGCGCTCGGGTACAACACCGCGATGATCCCGTTGGCCTCGCTCGGGCTGCTCCAGCCGGTGCTGGCGGCGGGCGCGATGGCGTTCTCTAGCGTCTCGGTGTTGACGAACAGCCTGCTGTTCCGCCGGTACACTCCTGATCACGACTACAAACTGTTCGACCGGCTCCGCTGA
- a CDS encoding vWA domain-containing protein encodes MSLSHRHGDRNHQQIADDLTPQAATRARISTQRADRLREFILGHLPDEVTVDVVITSGVQTAAVLPADVDAIVSSDATDIERAQAEQFLAGVDADYLVLVTGNEADLTRIPLNDQLTADHAHQFGLAFHELLHILKTAITAIGELLDTEIDSQYHAQVHDLINIIEDGAIESEAMHGENFSDNAGIRLELTRRLHSQTPDDIPTGQEVRYSFWDAVTSCLYDEAIYPTGITDVLLDEDDDRVRFKSEADRDAFEAIHAELCALSRDALAIRSADRDDTTHAHDKTASVRRARRVIQTWTDHIQPVLEADTQDHQQARQQAQDDEQTGEDGQGQSQERDGDEQSQQQESGGDATGRPEPASDADSGGDISSGNGQPQNATVDASATPGENAEPSLPEDFDPGEVTLSREATDDPHQNIFEQPQVTADPNPDDVDAESSRPTPNDADDTEGDPSGCDPEPEPSTRAQAIAQATERARERESAGAANGTETETAPSDRDEPKAHPNPANSSEAGGPAAGDRPREQSNQLTLGHFDEEDQPRTEDEIEESPSSSGNESEGESEGKTENGSPGVDDEGGEETRDTGDTENTGSTSSAGSVTDQTPEFPDGPAHAQSSSRSKREEQAAYENALASDERAARTEADREHIDERALEDELDALADHLDRQRRQETPDTRSEENSGQRGGTGYSPGSLTDLDILPLANDLVPPREWAAIEDGAGRVADTLEMYLRLDRRKSTRRGLSAGAYDTRAGHRLAIGDPRVCKSRTVGNEKQYALVLILDRSGSMRGGSPAKIEVATQALTRLALAAENLGIRVAVIDFIHGNARLVKPFSIETRHVQSSLLDTSCGGGTPLAEAIDLANDLIEAQRDDPLIISVGDDQTSADAVKDVIRRAYAPVCSLTIATDTDPGTLSGSASELATYYERQETVYSPERLNDRLDQFASLLAGL; translated from the coding sequence ATGTCACTCAGCCACCGCCACGGAGACCGCAATCACCAACAGATCGCCGACGACCTCACGCCACAGGCCGCGACCAGAGCCCGCATCTCCACACAGCGCGCTGACCGACTCCGCGAGTTCATCCTCGGTCATCTCCCCGATGAGGTGACCGTCGACGTCGTCATCACATCCGGCGTCCAGACTGCCGCCGTCCTCCCGGCCGACGTCGACGCCATCGTCTCCTCAGACGCCACCGACATCGAACGCGCTCAGGCCGAACAGTTCCTCGCCGGCGTCGACGCTGATTATCTCGTGCTCGTCACCGGGAACGAAGCCGACCTAACGCGAATCCCGCTCAACGACCAACTCACCGCCGACCACGCCCACCAATTCGGCCTCGCCTTCCACGAACTCCTCCACATCCTCAAAACGGCGATCACCGCCATCGGTGAGCTACTCGATACCGAAATCGACTCGCAGTATCACGCGCAGGTCCACGACCTCATCAACATCATCGAAGACGGCGCAATCGAGAGCGAAGCCATGCACGGCGAGAACTTCAGCGACAACGCTGGCATCCGCCTCGAACTCACCCGCCGACTCCACTCGCAGACGCCCGACGACATCCCCACCGGACAGGAGGTTCGCTACTCGTTCTGGGACGCCGTCACCTCGTGTCTCTACGACGAAGCCATCTATCCGACCGGCATCACGGATGTCCTCCTCGACGAGGACGACGACCGAGTCCGCTTCAAAAGCGAAGCCGACCGCGACGCGTTCGAGGCCATTCACGCCGAGTTGTGCGCACTCTCGCGTGACGCACTCGCGATTCGGAGTGCAGACCGCGACGACACGACCCACGCTCACGACAAGACCGCCTCCGTCCGCCGCGCCCGTCGCGTTATTCAAACCTGGACCGACCATATCCAGCCCGTCCTCGAGGCCGACACTCAAGACCACCAACAGGCCCGACAGCAGGCTCAGGACGATGAACAAACCGGGGAAGATGGCCAGGGGCAATCTCAGGAGCGTGACGGCGACGAGCAGAGTCAACAGCAGGAGTCAGGCGGAGACGCCACAGGCCGCCCCGAGCCGGCGTCCGACGCCGACAGCGGCGGTGATATCTCCAGTGGAAACGGACAGCCTCAGAACGCCACAGTGGACGCCTCAGCCACGCCCGGTGAGAACGCCGAGCCATCCCTGCCCGAAGACTTCGACCCGGGCGAGGTCACACTCTCACGAGAGGCAACCGACGACCCCCATCAGAATATCTTCGAGCAACCGCAAGTCACGGCTGACCCCAATCCCGACGACGTCGACGCCGAGTCCTCCAGGCCGACCCCCAACGACGCCGATGACACCGAGGGCGACCCCTCCGGTTGCGATCCTGAACCTGAACCATCGACTCGGGCACAGGCGATTGCCCAAGCCACCGAGCGGGCCCGAGAACGCGAGAGCGCGGGAGCCGCTAACGGAACGGAGACAGAAACAGCTCCCAGCGATAGAGACGAGCCAAAAGCGCACCCAAATCCCGCTAACTCATCCGAAGCAGGCGGCCCGGCGGCGGGCGACCGTCCCCGAGAGCAGAGTAACCAACTCACGCTCGGCCACTTCGACGAAGAAGATCAACCCCGCACCGAGGACGAAATCGAAGAATCGCCCTCGTCCAGTGGGAATGAGAGTGAAGGAGAGAGTGAGGGTAAAACCGAGAACGGTTCCCCCGGCGTCGATGACGAGGGTGGTGAGGAGACCAGGGACACGGGAGATACAGAGAACACGGGGTCGACGAGTTCTGCGGGTAGTGTGACCGACCAGACGCCGGAGTTTCCCGATGGCCCGGCCCACGCACAGAGTTCCTCCCGGTCGAAGCGCGAAGAGCAGGCGGCGTACGAAAACGCCCTCGCCAGCGACGAGCGTGCAGCCCGTACCGAAGCCGACCGCGAACACATCGACGAACGGGCGCTCGAAGACGAACTCGACGCGCTCGCCGACCACCTCGACCGTCAACGCCGCCAGGAGACACCGGACACCAGGAGTGAGGAGAACAGCGGACAGCGTGGAGGGACGGGATACTCACCGGGGAGTCTCACCGACCTCGACATCCTCCCCTTGGCTAACGATCTTGTTCCACCCCGTGAGTGGGCCGCCATCGAAGACGGGGCCGGTCGGGTCGCCGACACGCTCGAAATGTATCTCCGACTCGACCGCCGCAAGAGTACCCGACGCGGACTCTCCGCCGGAGCCTACGATACTCGCGCCGGCCACCGCCTCGCCATCGGTGACCCTCGGGTCTGTAAGAGCCGGACGGTTGGTAACGAGAAACAGTACGCCCTCGTCCTCATCCTCGACCGTTCGGGGTCAATGCGAGGCGGGTCACCCGCGAAGATCGAGGTCGCGACCCAAGCGCTCACTCGATTGGCCCTTGCCGCCGAGAATCTCGGTATCCGCGTCGCGGTCATCGACTTCATCCACGGCAACGCCCGCCTCGTCAAGCCGTTCAGCATCGAGACGCGACACGTCCAGTCATCCCTTCTCGATACCTCCTGTGGCGGCGGGACGCCACTCGCTGAGGCTATCGACCTCGCGAACGACCTCATCGAAGCCCAGCGCGACGACCCGCTCATCATCAGCGTTGGCGATGATCAGACCTCGGCAGACGCCGTGAAAGATGTCATCCGCCGAGCGTACGCCCCCGTGTGTTCGCTCACCATCGCGACCGACACCGACCCCGGCACGCTCTCAGGCTCGGCTTCAGAACTCGCGACCTACTACGAGCGCCAGGAGACAGTCTATTCGCCTGAGCGTCTCAACGATAGACTCGACCAGTTCGCCAGTCTCCTCGCCGGTCTCTGA
- a CDS encoding SHOCT domain-containing protein — protein METLQRRYARGDIGESEFQRRRERLVENQED, from the coding sequence GTGGAAACTCTCCAGCGACGATACGCACGCGGGGACATCGGTGAATCGGAGTTCCAAAGACGACGGGAGCGGTTAGTCGAAAACCAAGAAGACTGA
- the phaC gene encoding class III poly(R)-hydroxyalkanoic acid synthase subunit PhaC, translating to MNMNPFTVGLEFQRRTLDQGADTVETMRLLPARLGDLASVEVGQTPSEVIYSENKLDLLRYESLTDDPHDTPLLVVYALINRPYILDLQPDKSVVRRFLEDGFDVYLIDWGEPSRLDASLTLGDYVNRYIDNCADVVRERTATDEINVLGYCMGGTLSTMYAALHPEKVSNLGLMATGLCFDDTGGILEQWGSAEHFDPGAITETYGNVPAEFLAAGFAQINPVDTYLGKYTMLFDNLDNKTAVENFGRMERWVRDGVDIAGEAYHQFIEDIYQANALYRNELVLDGDPVDIENLTMPVLQIIGSFDHLIPPDASKPFTDVMPSEDTDIYEFPTGHVGMAVSGKAHAELWPRVATWFRERSETPIEDPDTTNRSNVAEGDRPGTVAADAQWHRSGVRGASPRRRDLHDEPTRSHGPDSTP from the coding sequence ATGAACATGAATCCATTTACAGTGGGGCTAGAGTTCCAGCGTCGGACACTCGACCAGGGGGCAGACACCGTCGAGACGATGCGCCTCCTTCCGGCGCGACTCGGAGATCTCGCTTCCGTCGAGGTCGGGCAGACGCCAAGTGAGGTCATCTATTCGGAGAACAAACTCGATCTTCTCCGCTACGAGTCACTCACAGACGACCCGCACGACACGCCCCTGCTCGTTGTTTACGCATTGATCAACCGTCCCTACATTCTCGATCTCCAGCCTGACAAGAGCGTCGTGCGACGCTTCCTCGAGGACGGCTTCGACGTCTATCTAATCGACTGGGGCGAGCCGTCTCGACTCGACGCGTCGCTGACGCTGGGCGACTACGTGAATCGATACATCGACAACTGCGCCGACGTCGTCCGAGAGCGGACGGCGACTGACGAGATCAACGTCCTCGGTTACTGCATGGGTGGGACGCTGAGTACGATGTATGCGGCACTCCATCCGGAGAAGGTCAGCAATCTCGGCCTCATGGCCACGGGGCTGTGTTTCGACGACACAGGTGGTATCCTCGAACAGTGGGGGAGTGCGGAGCACTTCGACCCGGGAGCGATCACCGAGACCTATGGGAACGTCCCGGCGGAGTTTCTCGCGGCTGGCTTCGCTCAGATAAATCCCGTCGATACGTACCTCGGGAAGTACACGATGCTGTTTGACAACCTCGATAATAAGACCGCCGTCGAGAACTTCGGCCGGATGGAACGCTGGGTGCGTGACGGGGTCGACATCGCGGGCGAGGCATACCACCAGTTCATCGAGGATATCTACCAGGCGAATGCTCTCTACCGGAACGAATTGGTCTTGGATGGCGACCCCGTCGACATCGAGAATCTTACGATGCCGGTCTTACAGATCATCGGCTCGTTCGACCACCTCATCCCGCCCGACGCGAGCAAACCATTCACGGACGTTATGCCGAGCGAGGACACCGACATCTACGAGTTTCCGACCGGGCACGTCGGGATGGCTGTCTCAGGGAAGGCTCATGCGGAGCTGTGGCCTCGCGTGGCGACGTGGTTTCGGGAGCGGTCGGAGACCCCGATCGAGGACCCGGACACGACTAACCGAAGCAATGTTGCGGAGGGGGACCGACCAGGAACAGTCGCTGCAGACGCTCAATGGCATCGGTCAGGCGTACGAGGAGCGTCTCCACGACGCAGGGATCTCCACGATGAGCCAACTCGCAGCCATGGACCCGACAGCACTCCCTGA